A portion of the Corynebacterium heidelbergense genome contains these proteins:
- a CDS encoding peptide MFS transporter, which produces MTQSDSAPNAAQHHQPDPPADQSGERTFFGHPWGLANLSGVEMWERFSFYGLQALLAYYLYYSAAQGGLGMNEASALSIVGAYGGLVYLTSVAGAWVADRILSAERTLFYAAILVMIGHISLALLPGFTGVVVGLVCIAVGSGALKTTTSVVLGALYHRDDPRRDGGFSIYYMGVNIGALVGPFITNALWGWRGFHWGFGAAAVMMAVGLIQYAAMRKQTIKDAGHQVANPLPRRQYLPIFLGAAAVIAVVVVLFITGVLHVSQLANMAALATLVIAVILWLQMYRSDLVTAEERSRLVGFIPMFIAGVAFFSLFQQQFTVLAVYSDQRLNRSIFGWEMPPGMVQSINPAFIIIFAAVFAAVWTRLGDRQPSYVTKFASSLVIIGVALLLFLPFAGGGANSTPMWAFVAIIFLFTMAELLLSPVGNSMATRLAPQAFPTRMYALWMLSIGLGTALSGSLARFYDPSSAAAERSYFLVTFIVTVALGLAILASRRWVLRKFVDVR; this is translated from the coding sequence ATGACCCAATCGGATTCCGCGCCCAATGCCGCGCAGCATCACCAACCAGATCCCCCGGCGGACCAGTCGGGGGAGCGCACCTTCTTCGGCCATCCCTGGGGGCTGGCGAACCTCTCCGGGGTGGAGATGTGGGAGCGGTTCAGCTTCTACGGCCTCCAGGCGCTGCTGGCCTACTACCTCTACTACTCGGCCGCCCAGGGTGGCCTCGGCATGAATGAGGCCAGCGCCCTGTCCATCGTCGGGGCCTACGGCGGCCTCGTTTACCTCACCAGCGTGGCCGGGGCGTGGGTAGCCGACCGGATTCTTTCCGCCGAGCGGACCCTGTTCTATGCCGCGATCCTGGTGATGATCGGGCACATCAGCCTGGCGCTGCTGCCGGGGTTCACCGGAGTGGTAGTGGGCCTCGTGTGCATCGCCGTGGGCTCCGGTGCGCTCAAGACCACCACCTCTGTGGTCCTCGGCGCGCTGTACCACCGGGATGACCCCCGGCGCGACGGCGGTTTCTCCATCTACTACATGGGCGTGAATATCGGCGCCCTGGTGGGCCCGTTCATCACCAATGCCCTGTGGGGCTGGCGGGGATTCCACTGGGGCTTCGGGGCCGCGGCGGTCATGATGGCCGTGGGCCTCATCCAGTACGCGGCGATGCGGAAGCAGACGATTAAGGACGCAGGCCACCAGGTCGCCAACCCACTTCCGCGTCGCCAGTACCTGCCGATCTTCCTGGGCGCAGCGGCGGTCATCGCAGTTGTCGTAGTCCTGTTCATTACGGGCGTTTTGCACGTCAGCCAGTTGGCCAACATGGCCGCGCTGGCCACCTTGGTCATCGCCGTCATCCTGTGGTTGCAGATGTACCGCTCCGATCTGGTGACCGCCGAAGAGCGATCCCGCCTCGTGGGTTTCATCCCCATGTTCATCGCGGGGGTGGCCTTCTTCTCGCTGTTCCAACAGCAGTTCACCGTGTTGGCCGTCTACTCGGATCAGCGGCTCAACCGCAGCATCTTCGGCTGGGAGATGCCCCCGGGCATGGTGCAGTCCATCAACCCCGCCTTCATCATCATCTTTGCGGCAGTGTTCGCGGCGGTGTGGACCCGGCTGGGGGACCGGCAGCCCTCCTATGTGACGAAGTTCGCTTCGTCGCTGGTCATCATCGGGGTGGCGCTGCTTTTGTTCCTCCCCTTTGCCGGCGGAGGGGCCAATTCCACCCCCATGTGGGCGTTCGTCGCCATTATCTTCCTGTTCACCATGGCAGAGCTGCTACTCAGCCCGGTGGGCAATTCAATGGCCACCAGGCTGGCGCCGCAGGCGTTCCCCACGCGGATGTACGCGCTGTGGATGCTGTCCATCGGCTTGGGAACGGCGCTTTCCGGGTCCCTGGCGCGGTTCTACGACCCCTCCAGCGCGGCGGCGGAGCGCTCCTACTTCCTGGTGACGTTCATCGTGACCGTGGCCCTGGGCCTGGCCATTCTCGCATCGCGCCGGTGGGTCCTGCGCAAGTTCGTGGACGTCCGCTAG
- a CDS encoding potassium-transporting ATPase subunit F — MSWELIVGAVLGLLAICYLLVALVNPERFS; from the coding sequence GTGAGCTGGGAGTTGATTGTCGGGGCAGTCCTGGGACTGCTGGCCATCTGCTACCTGTTGGTAGCCCTCGTGAATCCGGAGCGATTCTCGTGA
- the kdpA gene encoding potassium-transporting ATPase subunit KdpA — MSGTWTGWIPVAIILLALALVYVPLGNYIARVFSSEHDTAVERALYKITGVNPKGKQHWTKYASSVLAFSVVSIVVLYLLQRVQGHLPLAHGMGAVHPDQAWNTAVSFVTNTNWQSYSGEEAMTQLTQMAGLAVQNFVSAAVGISVAIALVRGLANREGDGVIGNFWVDLTRTLIRILLPIALVGAVLLITQGAIQNFNAPQSFPTIAGGEQSIPGGAVASQEVIKELGTNGGGYFNANSAHPYENPTMWSNVLEIFLILVIPVSLTRTFGKLVRDVRQGWALLATMAVLFFASFAVVAASESSLGIPGGGAMEGKEYRFGVIPSSFFAVSTTMTSTGAVDSFHSSYSPLGGCMLILDMMLGEISPGGVGSGLYGMLIIAILSVFVAGLMVGRTPEYLGKRIGISEITKASMYLLIMPALVLAGVGISTMLPDTRDSMSTTGPHGFSDIVYAYTSASNNNGSAFAGFGADTPWFNISLAVAMMLGRFLPIIFALALAGAFAKQRPAEATAGTLPTHRPQFVGVMVGIALILGALTFLPTLVLGPLTEALQ, encoded by the coding sequence GTGAGCGGCACGTGGACAGGGTGGATCCCTGTAGCCATCATTCTGCTGGCGCTGGCCCTCGTTTACGTACCCCTGGGCAACTACATAGCCCGGGTCTTCAGCAGCGAGCACGATACCGCCGTGGAACGGGCCCTGTACAAGATCACCGGGGTCAACCCCAAGGGCAAGCAGCACTGGACGAAGTACGCCTCCTCCGTGCTGGCTTTCTCCGTGGTCTCCATCGTCGTTCTCTACTTGCTGCAGCGGGTTCAAGGGCACTTGCCGCTGGCCCACGGCATGGGTGCTGTGCACCCGGACCAGGCGTGGAACACGGCCGTGTCCTTCGTGACCAACACGAACTGGCAGTCCTACTCCGGTGAGGAGGCAATGACCCAGCTCACGCAGATGGCCGGGCTCGCCGTGCAGAACTTCGTCTCCGCCGCAGTGGGTATCTCCGTGGCCATTGCCCTCGTGCGGGGCCTGGCCAACCGCGAGGGCGACGGTGTCATCGGTAACTTTTGGGTCGACCTCACCCGCACGCTCATACGCATTCTGCTGCCGATCGCCCTGGTCGGCGCGGTGCTGCTGATCACCCAGGGTGCCATCCAGAACTTCAACGCTCCGCAGAGCTTCCCCACCATCGCCGGTGGGGAGCAGAGCATCCCCGGCGGCGCGGTGGCCAGTCAAGAAGTGATCAAGGAGCTGGGCACGAACGGTGGCGGTTACTTCAACGCCAACTCGGCCCACCCCTACGAAAACCCCACCATGTGGTCCAACGTGCTGGAGATCTTCCTCATCCTGGTTATCCCGGTGAGCCTGACCCGCACCTTCGGCAAGCTTGTCCGCGATGTGCGCCAGGGCTGGGCCCTGCTGGCCACCATGGCGGTGCTGTTCTTCGCCTCCTTCGCCGTCGTCGCGGCCTCCGAGTCCTCCCTGGGCATCCCCGGCGGTGGCGCGATGGAGGGCAAGGAATACCGCTTCGGCGTGATCCCGTCGTCCTTCTTCGCTGTATCCACGACGATGACGTCCACGGGTGCGGTGGACTCCTTCCACTCCAGCTATTCCCCGCTGGGTGGCTGCATGCTCATCCTGGACATGATGCTGGGCGAAATCTCCCCCGGCGGCGTGGGCTCGGGCCTCTACGGCATGCTCATCATCGCCATCCTCAGCGTCTTCGTCGCGGGCCTCATGGTTGGCCGCACCCCGGAATACCTGGGCAAGCGCATCGGTATCAGCGAAATCACGAAGGCGAGCATGTACCTGCTCATCATGCCCGCCTTGGTGCTGGCGGGCGTGGGCATCTCCACGATGCTGCCGGATACCCGGGATTCGATGTCCACCACCGGCCCCCACGGCTTCTCGGACATCGTTTACGCCTACACGAGTGCCTCGAACAACAACGGTTCGGCCTTCGCCGGGTTCGGCGCGGATACCCCTTGGTTCAACATCTCCCTGGCGGTGGCGATGATGCTCGGGCGCTTCCTGCCCATTATCTTCGCCTTGGCCCTGGCCGGCGCATTCGCCAAGCAGCGCCCCGCCGAGGCCACGGCGGGTACCCTGCCCACCCACCGACCGCAGTTCGTCGGCGTGATGGTGGGGATTGCCCTCATCCTCGGCGCACTGACCTTCCTGCCCACCCTCGTTCTCGGCCCGTTGACGGAGGCGCTGCAATGA
- the kdpB gene encoding potassium-transporting ATPase subunit KdpB: MTTATHSPAKAPEKKPGLSSQMAAALPLAVKKMNPRSLISVPVMFLVEVGAAFTLVLAIVHPSVFTWSITVWLWLTVLFATLAEAVAEGRGKAQAESLRKTRTQSVAHKLTGEATPAAIEKAMAAQEAQTEEIPSDQLRPGDTVIVTAGQTIPGDGDVIAGAASVDESAVTGESAPVIRESGGDRSAVTGGTRVLSDCIAVNITSHPGESFIDRMIGLVEGAQRKKTPNELALGTLLIVLTIIFLIVVMALAPMAAFNGAEQSPVVLVALLICLIPTTIGALLSAIGIAGMDRLVQHNVLAMSGRAVEAAGDVSTLLLDKTGTITIGDRQATEFVTVGEVGQDELNRACLLSSLADETPEGRSIVTLAEKLGTEEIPESTYRHAEFIPFTAQTRMSGIELPGDEHGGTPQKIVKGAASEVCKMVEEAGGIVPPETTDVVTRISNDGGTALVVATDNAVLGVIHLKDIVKPGMTERFEQLRTMGIRTVMITGDNRLTAQAIAKEAGVDDVLAEATPEDKLALIRKEQSTGRLVAMTGDGTNDAPALAQADVGVAMNTGTTAAKEAGNMVDLDSDPTKLIDIVAIGKQLLITRGALTTFSIANDIAKYFAIIPAMFVVAFPGLSALNVMRLHSPESAILSAVIFNAIIIIALIPLALKGVSYRAGSAAKLLSRNLTIFGLGGVIVPFIGIKIIDLIVSGVFGL, from the coding sequence ATGACAACCGCAACCCATAGCCCCGCTAAAGCGCCGGAGAAGAAACCCGGGCTTAGCTCGCAGATGGCCGCCGCCCTCCCCCTGGCGGTCAAGAAGATGAACCCGCGCAGTCTGATCAGCGTGCCGGTGATGTTCCTGGTGGAGGTGGGCGCGGCATTCACGCTCGTGCTCGCCATCGTGCACCCCTCGGTGTTCACGTGGTCCATCACGGTCTGGCTGTGGCTCACCGTGCTTTTCGCCACCCTCGCGGAGGCAGTGGCCGAGGGCCGGGGCAAGGCCCAGGCCGAGTCCCTGCGCAAGACGCGCACGCAGTCCGTGGCCCACAAGCTGACGGGGGAAGCCACCCCTGCCGCCATCGAGAAGGCCATGGCTGCGCAGGAGGCCCAGACGGAGGAGATCCCCTCCGACCAGCTCCGCCCCGGGGACACGGTCATCGTCACCGCCGGCCAGACCATCCCGGGCGACGGCGACGTCATCGCCGGTGCCGCCAGCGTGGACGAGTCCGCCGTCACAGGCGAATCCGCCCCCGTAATCCGTGAATCCGGTGGGGACCGCAGCGCCGTGACCGGCGGCACGCGGGTTCTCTCGGACTGCATCGCGGTGAACATCACCAGCCACCCCGGGGAGAGCTTCATCGACCGGATGATCGGCCTGGTGGAGGGCGCGCAGCGCAAGAAGACCCCGAACGAGTTGGCCCTGGGCACCCTGCTCATCGTGTTGACCATCATCTTCCTCATCGTGGTGATGGCGCTGGCCCCCATGGCGGCGTTCAACGGGGCGGAGCAGTCCCCGGTCGTCCTGGTGGCCCTGCTCATCTGCCTGATCCCCACGACCATCGGTGCCCTGCTCAGCGCGATCGGTATCGCCGGCATGGACCGGCTGGTTCAGCACAACGTCCTGGCCATGTCCGGGCGCGCCGTGGAGGCCGCTGGGGACGTGTCCACCCTGCTGCTGGACAAGACGGGCACCATCACCATCGGCGACCGCCAGGCCACGGAGTTCGTTACCGTCGGCGAGGTGGGCCAGGACGAGTTGAACCGCGCCTGCCTGCTGTCCTCCCTGGCGGACGAGACCCCGGAGGGCCGCTCCATCGTGACCCTGGCGGAGAAGTTGGGCACCGAGGAGATCCCGGAGTCCACCTACCGCCACGCGGAGTTCATCCCCTTCACCGCTCAGACCCGCATGTCCGGCATCGAGCTGCCCGGCGATGAGCATGGTGGCACCCCCCAGAAGATCGTGAAGGGGGCCGCCTCGGAGGTCTGCAAGATGGTGGAAGAGGCCGGCGGCATAGTTCCCCCGGAGACCACCGACGTGGTCACCCGGATCAGCAACGACGGTGGCACCGCGCTGGTGGTAGCAACCGATAACGCGGTCCTGGGCGTCATTCACCTCAAGGACATCGTGAAGCCGGGCATGACCGAGCGTTTCGAGCAACTGCGCACGATGGGCATCCGCACCGTGATGATCACGGGCGATAACCGCCTGACCGCGCAGGCCATCGCGAAGGAGGCGGGCGTGGATGACGTGCTCGCCGAGGCCACCCCGGAGGACAAGCTGGCGCTGATCCGCAAGGAGCAGTCCACGGGCCGCCTCGTGGCCATGACCGGGGATGGCACGAACGATGCCCCCGCCCTGGCGCAGGCGGATGTGGGCGTGGCCATGAATACGGGCACCACCGCCGCCAAGGAGGCCGGGAACATGGTGGATCTGGATTCGGATCCCACCAAGCTCATCGACATCGTCGCCATTGGAAAGCAGTTGCTCATCACGCGTGGTGCCCTGACGACATTCTCGATCGCCAACGATATTGCGAAATACTTCGCGATTATCCCCGCTATGTTTGTCGTCGCTTTCCCCGGTTTGTCCGCGCTGAATGTGATGCGCCTGCACAGCCCGGAATCGGCCATTCTGTCCGCCGTGATTTTCAACGCCATCATCATCATTGCGCTGATTCCCCTGGCGCTGAAGGGCGTGAGTTACCGAGCGGGTTCTGCGGCGAAGCTCCTGTCGCGCAACCTCACCATTTTCGGCCTGGGCGGGGTGATTGTCCCGTTCATCGGCATCAAGATTATTGACCTCATCGTGTCTGGAGTGTTTGGACTATGA
- the kdpC gene encoding K(+)-transporting ATPase subunit C, with protein MTTEAIPETDRATRRSLRSSNSSSRVLLTAIRSVVLFTVVLGIVYPLVVFGIGRLMPNKADGSMVHNSAGQVVGSSLIGQAVDKPGFFFPRPSAAGDEPGYDAMSSGASNISPADQKYRADIAQLREKIATREGVSVERVPVDAITSSGSGLDPQISRAYADLQVNRVAKERGVPVERVRGLVEEHTHTSFNGAADGKPVNVVELNEALTRI; from the coding sequence ATGACCACCGAAGCTATCCCCGAGACGGATCGCGCGACCCGCAGGTCCCTGCGTTCTTCCAATTCCTCTTCGCGGGTTTTGCTCACGGCTATCCGCTCCGTTGTGCTGTTCACCGTTGTGCTGGGAATCGTTTACCCGCTCGTGGTATTCGGGATCGGGCGGTTGATGCCGAATAAGGCCGATGGGTCCATGGTTCATAATTCGGCCGGGCAGGTGGTGGGTTCTTCCCTCATCGGCCAGGCGGTGGATAAGCCCGGATTCTTCTTCCCCCGTCCCTCGGCGGCCGGTGATGAGCCGGGGTACGACGCCATGAGCTCCGGCGCTTCCAATATCTCCCCCGCAGACCAGAAGTACCGCGCGGATATAGCGCAACTGCGCGAAAAGATCGCCACCCGGGAGGGCGTGAGCGTGGAGCGGGTGCCGGTAGATGCCATCACCTCCTCCGGTTCCGGCCTGGATCCCCAGATCTCGCGGGCCTACGCGGACCTGCAGGTCAACCGGGTGGCCAAGGAGCGCGGCGTGCCCGTGGAGCGGGTTCGGGGCCTCGTGGAGGAGCACACCCACACCAGTTTCAACGGCGCCGCCGACGGCAAGCCGGTGAACGTGGTGGAGCTCAACGAAGCCCTCACCCGCATCTAG
- a CDS encoding ATP-binding protein, which translates to MAQRGKLKVYLGFAPGVGKTCAMLSEAHDLQARGHDVLIGLVEDHGRERTRKLVEGLPVLPRLEYAHRGGTYTELDVEAALEAHPEIILVDELAHTVVGYGEVSDTRSGESKRWHDVYTLLDAGIDVISTMNIQHLESLNDVVAAVTGTRQRETVPDQVLRDADEIELVDLSPDALRIRLARGEVYRQEQAEAALAKYFRVGNLTALRELALLWLADKVDEGLERYRADQEIQETWPTRERVVVSVQANASAERLIRRGARITGRVAGREMFVVHVAGDDDGLRSDVPRVLKRLQSMTESLGGEWRVLVGDDVPETLLQFARNINASQLVIGFSGRIRSMFGGGTSKRIIDGSGPIDVHIVSTNAPFRENPGSAEPSPIPSAKKGTGGLALLGLSPSESKPIAARPAARPSALGTTGSKSARSTVRRRSKVSLEKRLSTPRPLKWRSRFSGELRLSPSRRLIGWLIGVLGPILLTAAVVPFEPALRYLGAILLGYLTIAVFAGLAAGIWPAMVCVLLGTLLANWFLTQPVHTFTVTKPENIVQLILFAIIAASVSWIVHVAERRQALATQRLGQAVVLSDLARGVINEGDNLNQLLQRLRQTFALKRVDLQRYVPERKKWVTIETTSEDGISAPWDGGKDPVRVRASQGLRIVVGGRQLSPADLAMIEAHGARITAIIDRQQMEAMRRATAALEAGNRVGTALLAAVSHDLRTPLAGIKAAVSSLSMDDVELDEESRKILIETIESSADRLETVVGNLLDMSRLRSNAVSVQRRVLPVTEVLDAVQNELPEAAGYMDVDVDPETLAVLGDAGLVQRIIANIVVNGRKYAPQSRLTVLARPGGVLGESEASGAAVEIRVIDHGPGIPEDMMQDVFTPFQRLGDQTATTNGLGLGLAVARGFAEAMGGTLAAEQTPGGGATLVLELPRATEADVAENDRERAEA; encoded by the coding sequence ATGGCCCAGCGCGGAAAACTCAAGGTTTATCTGGGGTTCGCCCCGGGTGTGGGGAAAACCTGCGCGATGCTCAGCGAGGCCCACGACCTGCAGGCCCGCGGCCACGATGTGCTCATCGGCCTGGTCGAGGACCACGGCCGGGAGCGCACCCGGAAACTGGTGGAGGGCCTGCCGGTACTCCCCCGCTTGGAGTACGCCCACCGGGGCGGCACGTACACCGAATTGGACGTGGAGGCCGCGCTCGAGGCACATCCGGAGATCATCCTCGTCGATGAGTTGGCCCACACGGTGGTGGGCTATGGGGAAGTCTCCGATACCCGCTCTGGGGAGTCCAAGCGCTGGCACGACGTGTACACGCTGCTGGATGCCGGTATCGACGTCATCTCCACAATGAACATCCAGCACCTGGAGTCCCTCAATGACGTGGTCGCGGCGGTGACGGGGACGCGGCAGCGGGAGACCGTGCCGGACCAGGTGCTCCGCGATGCCGACGAGATCGAACTGGTGGACCTGTCCCCGGACGCCCTGCGCATCCGCCTGGCCCGGGGCGAGGTCTACCGCCAGGAGCAGGCCGAGGCCGCGCTGGCGAAGTACTTCCGGGTGGGCAACCTCACCGCCCTCCGCGAGCTGGCGCTGCTGTGGCTGGCGGACAAAGTGGACGAGGGCTTGGAGCGCTACCGCGCGGACCAGGAGATCCAGGAGACCTGGCCCACTCGGGAGCGCGTGGTCGTGTCCGTTCAGGCCAACGCCAGCGCCGAGCGCCTCATCCGACGGGGGGCGCGCATCACCGGCCGAGTGGCCGGCCGCGAAATGTTTGTGGTGCACGTCGCCGGGGACGACGACGGTCTGCGCAGCGACGTACCGCGTGTGCTCAAGCGGCTGCAGTCGATGACGGAATCCCTCGGCGGCGAATGGCGGGTACTCGTCGGCGACGACGTGCCGGAAACACTGTTGCAGTTCGCCCGGAATATCAACGCCTCCCAGCTCGTGATCGGTTTCTCTGGGCGGATCCGCAGCATGTTCGGCGGGGGTACCTCCAAGCGCATCATCGACGGCTCCGGCCCGATCGACGTTCACATCGTCTCCACCAACGCCCCCTTCCGGGAGAACCCCGGTTCTGCGGAGCCCAGCCCCATCCCCAGCGCAAAGAAGGGTACCGGGGGCCTGGCCCTGCTGGGCCTATCCCCCAGCGAAAGCAAGCCCATCGCCGCCAGACCCGCGGCCCGGCCCTCTGCTCTGGGCACCACTGGCAGCAAGAGCGCGCGCAGCACCGTCCGCCGCAGATCCAAAGTCTCGCTGGAGAAGCGGCTGAGCACCCCGCGCCCCCTCAAGTGGCGTTCCCGCTTTTCCGGGGAGTTGCGGCTCTCCCCCTCCCGGCGGCTGATCGGTTGGCTCATCGGGGTGCTCGGCCCCATCTTGCTCACCGCCGCCGTCGTCCCCTTCGAGCCGGCCCTGCGCTACCTGGGCGCCATCCTGCTGGGCTACCTGACCATCGCCGTGTTCGCCGGACTCGCGGCGGGGATTTGGCCGGCCATGGTGTGCGTACTGCTCGGCACGCTGCTGGCCAACTGGTTCCTCACCCAACCGGTGCACACCTTCACGGTAACTAAGCCGGAGAACATCGTTCAGCTCATCCTCTTCGCCATCATCGCCGCCAGCGTCTCCTGGATCGTCCACGTCGCCGAACGCCGCCAGGCACTGGCCACGCAACGCCTGGGCCAAGCGGTTGTGTTGTCGGATCTGGCTAGGGGCGTCATCAATGAGGGAGACAATCTCAACCAGCTACTGCAACGATTGCGCCAAACCTTCGCCCTCAAGCGCGTCGATCTGCAAAGGTACGTCCCCGAGCGGAAGAAGTGGGTGACCATCGAAACCACCTCGGAGGACGGCATCTCCGCCCCCTGGGACGGCGGGAAAGATCCCGTGCGCGTCCGAGCTTCCCAGGGGCTGCGGATTGTCGTCGGGGGTCGCCAGCTCTCCCCCGCGGACCTGGCCATGATCGAGGCCCACGGTGCACGAATCACCGCCATCATCGACCGCCAGCAGATGGAGGCGATGCGGCGGGCCACAGCCGCGCTGGAGGCCGGCAACCGGGTGGGCACCGCTCTGCTCGCCGCCGTGAGCCACGACCTACGCACCCCCTTGGCGGGCATCAAAGCGGCCGTGTCCAGCCTCAGCATGGACGACGTGGAGCTGGACGAAGAAAGTCGCAAAATCCTCATCGAAACCATCGAGTCCAGTGCCGACCGGCTCGAAACCGTCGTGGGCAACCTGCTGGACATGTCCCGGCTGCGCTCCAACGCCGTCAGCGTGCAGCGCCGGGTACTTCCGGTCACGGAGGTGCTGGACGCGGTACAAAACGAGTTGCCGGAAGCGGCAGGGTACATGGATGTGGACGTGGATCCGGAGACCCTGGCGGTGCTCGGCGATGCCGGCCTGGTCCAGCGCATCATCGCCAACATCGTGGTCAATGGGCGCAAGTACGCCCCCCAGTCCCGGCTCACGGTGCTCGCCCGCCCCGGTGGCGTCCTCGGCGAGAGCGAGGCCAGCGGGGCCGCAGTAGAAATTCGGGTGATCGACCACGGCCCCGGCATCCCCGAAGACATGATGCAAGACGTTTTCACCCCCTTCCAACGCCTCGGGGATCAGACAGCCACCACCAACGGCCTGGGCCTGGGTCTCGCGGTGGCGCGCGGATTCGCGGAGGCGATGGGGGGCACCCTTGCCGCCGAGCAGACCCCCGGCGGCGGGGCCACCCTCGTCCTGGAATTGCCCCGCGCCACTGAGGCGGACGTCGCCGAGAATGACCGGGAGCGGGCGGAGGCATGA
- a CDS encoding response regulator, whose amino-acid sequence MSEAARTKILLVEDDIPLANAVRISLVARKYDVQVATTATAATQLASKWQPDAVLLDLGLPDMSGLEVLRSLRSWSSIPVIVVSARHDQPGKINALDEGADDYVTKPFAVGELLARLRAALRRVPDSTQQEQPVVTTSDGRLEVDLALSQARVDGQPVHLTPREWGIVEYLARRKGQLVPKADLLQAVWGPNYSRETNYLRVFISQVRQKLERDPAAPQHFLTELGVGYRFVP is encoded by the coding sequence ATGAGCGAGGCGGCGCGCACCAAGATCCTCCTGGTGGAGGACGATATCCCCCTGGCCAATGCCGTGCGGATCAGCCTTGTGGCCCGCAAGTACGACGTGCAGGTGGCCACAACTGCAACCGCTGCGACGCAACTGGCCAGCAAATGGCAGCCAGACGCGGTTCTGCTGGACCTGGGTCTGCCGGACATGAGCGGGTTGGAAGTCCTGCGTTCCCTGCGCTCGTGGAGCTCCATTCCGGTGATCGTGGTCTCCGCCCGTCACGACCAGCCGGGCAAGATCAACGCCCTCGACGAGGGGGCGGACGACTACGTCACCAAACCCTTTGCCGTCGGCGAGCTGCTGGCCCGGCTGCGGGCCGCGCTCCGCCGGGTGCCGGATAGCACTCAGCAGGAACAACCGGTGGTCACCACCAGTGACGGGCGCCTAGAAGTGGACCTGGCCCTCTCCCAGGCGCGGGTGGACGGCCAGCCGGTGCACCTGACCCCCCGGGAATGGGGCATCGTCGAGTACCTTGCGCGCCGCAAGGGGCAACTGGTCCCCAAGGCCGACTTACTGCAGGCGGTGTGGGGCCCGAACTACAGCCGGGAGACCAACTACCTGCGGGTATTCATCAGTCAGGTGCGCCAGAAGTTAGAGCGAGACCCGGCGGCGCCGCAGCACTTTCTTACCGAATTGGGTGTCGGGTACCGATTCGTGCCTTAG
- a CDS encoding SdpI family protein produces the protein MFCILSATYTLAGAMFLWLALASRRGLSRNHCAGIRTPKTMRSDEAFVTANRAVWGLTFLQGAIFLLSAVALILVSRAQVSPAASLGFALLPAVISLGLVGPQVRRAHRAVDLLPGR, from the coding sequence ATGTTCTGCATTCTCTCCGCCACCTATACCCTGGCCGGCGCGATGTTCCTGTGGTTGGCCCTGGCCTCCCGGCGCGGTCTGTCCCGAAATCACTGTGCGGGCATTCGGACGCCAAAAACAATGCGCTCGGATGAGGCCTTCGTCACGGCCAACCGGGCGGTGTGGGGACTGACTTTCCTACAGGGAGCCATTTTCCTACTGTCCGCCGTGGCCCTGATTCTTGTGTCCCGGGCCCAGGTATCGCCCGCAGCATCACTGGGTTTTGCGCTGCTGCCCGCAGTGATCAGCCTGGGGCTCGTTGGCCCCCAGGTACGCCGGGCCCACCGGGCGGTGGATTTACTCCCGGGCCGCTGA